From Kwoniella pini CBS 10737 chromosome 5, complete sequence:
AGAAAGCTTTTTGTTATTTGttaatgatatatattcaAGACGATCGatataattaataaaaaaatgCATATGCTATGTCATATTTTTTTAGTCCAATGTAATTTAAGCATTTAAAGTATcttgaattatattttgGTGACCGTTATTATTAACactttcaaataaatttaatctaattctttccttttttgGTCTTTTTTCTAAACGTCTTTTATTTAAATGTGATCTTTCTAAAATAGTAGTTAAAAAAGGTTTTCTATCTTTCCATTGtaaaatttgttgattatttcttttaattttattttgaaaattatttaaacttctttcaaattcttctttttttcttaattctttatttttgtttaaattaaaaaataatttacctggTGATTGttcattattaattaattttttccAATGTTCATTAAAATCCCATTTTGGtatattatttaaatttgattgtttaatttcatttaatttccATAAAAATATAGGttttcctcctcctcctcctgtATTggtagaagtagaagaagaagattgttgatgttgtttttgttgtgaagttttaattaaaagtgattgtgattgtaATGTAGCTAATACTCTTGATTTTAAATATCTattttaagaaaaaaacacaaaagaaaagtaaaaattACTCAGTAAAGCGATTAAATAAACCCCCacaaaaaaataaaaataaactCACGATGTTGAAATAAATGGATGTCCTTCTGGAATTATATTAAttcctttttgatttttattgttatttattaaaacattttttccttttccttttataCTATTTTCACCTATTAAAGTTgttaaagttgaagaacttgtagaagaagaagaagaagaagattgttgattataagatggattttcaatttgatatatttttaaaccttctttaattatttctttAGTTGATAATCCTTCAACAGGTgaagattgaagaatttgatgaattaatcCAAAAGctttaggtaaaggagattttgaaggtaatgacatttttattgaattggatatatatctattcaattgatgatgatgttgtttttgttgcagaagatatatatgtatgatTTCGTGATTTTATGATAAATAATGACTTTTGACTTTGGACTTTGAATCGTTGAAATAATACTCTTGGTTGATATCTTGAACTGTACGGTGAAGAAAAGTAACTCCGTTAATTCATCCTTGAATGTGGCacttttgaatttcaagttAATTCATTTGACTTGACTTCAGAGGAGAACATCTCTTGACTTTCATAAcgaaatatatatatatcacgtctatttcaatttgtgTAATTTCACCCAATCCAACAATCATTACTTTTAACTTTCTAATTCGTCTCATTCGTATTGAAGACTTATCAGACTTctaatttcaatctcaacaaAAATCAGGAAAACCTCCTATCTTGTAAAAATGCATTTGTTAGGACATAATTTACCAGATCATAAACCTTTAAAGGTGAATGAATACATTTATAATCATGAAATAAACGTAtcataagctgattttcCTCTATATGTCAGATCGCTCTTTTAACATTTTATGGACTTTCACATAcattatcatcaagatTATTAGctagattatcaattcattcaGAAGCATTAGTTTCAGATTTAACAGAACCTCAATTAACTTCTTTATCTGCTTatttatcttcaccttcaacaactttaaaatctcaaaaagattctttaattaaattatcaccACCCGGTGGTAgaattttatctttacccaataatcataataataaatttaattttgaattaaataacaATAGTAATAATgcaaatttgaatttaaaaggaaaaggaaaagaagatccattagatgaattattactTGAAACTGAAGCTAGAAGAAGTATGCAATCTGATATTGCACATTTAAGAATGGTTGGAACATATAGAGGAAAAAGGTTattaaattgttttttttttaatcattttcatattttatCATGTTTTTGGAAATCAATTATGAAGGAATAAACAATTATTCATTTAGATGAtctgattttcaaaagtaataaaatatcaattttacttGTTTTTACTTTTCAAGGAGGAAAATCGAAaggattgaattgaaatgatgtataaaaaaaataataataaattgaaatattaAGCTGATTATTTTTACCCgtttatttattttaacAGACACGCAGCTGGATATCCTGTACGAGGTCAAAGAACTCAAACAAATGCTTCAACAGCTAAGAAACATAATAGAGtagaaagaagaggttTTACAACGTGAGTTCGCGgctctttttttttgttggGTGGTATTAAGGATATTCCTGCTCATCTAACCTTTTTCACACCTATATTTTCCAGATCTGTTATTCGTCCTTCATTCGGTATTACACAAATCccttctccaccttcacGCATACTCAGAGAATTATCTCGAATAGCATAATTCAGTCATGCATCGCCATCAATGTATAATAACCTGTGTTACGGTTTACCAAGTTTATAGAGTCACAGTTGAAAGTTACACTCGGTGAGGAGATGCAAATGGTGATGCATAGAGAAGCATCAATCTATGAGTGTATACATTATATCCTATCATCTTCAGTCGGACTTTCACTCTAAACCTCGCCTATTGAGCAGCAGTGACTACCCTCGCTCGCTTTGGTTGCCATGCAGCACCAGTCTTCTTAATCTCGTTTTTGTCCTGCGGTGCTCCTGTTGTTGCTGTCGCTGGTTTACGTTGAATAGGTAGAGGAGATGCTTTTATTGTGTTGAAAACTCTTTGAGAATGTTCAGCGTTTCTacagaaaaaaaaaggttgGATATCAGCTTGGCATTCTTGTTAGATATGCGTGATTCAAAGCTCACCTAATGAAGAAACCTGCAAATCGCCTATGAGAAGTAGTCTCCTCCACATGCACCATTGCCTTAATTTACAGATATTGATCAGCATAAATCTGACCGAGGGAGAAGATGTCTGTTCACTCACTCCGTCGATTGTGAAATCCAAGTTATTTGTAACGATCCTTTCTCCATCCAATAATTTGTCTTGTGCTTGTCCTTTGGCATACGTCCTGGAAGCTGCTTTAAGTACCATGAGTTGTTgtaaaacttcttcttcatccccTTCATCTTGAGAAAAGGTCACCAATTTCGAAGCGTCAATGGAAGTGTATAATTTTAATAGTTGACGAACATTCGAAACGCCTTTAACGGCCACTACGTCAGAGATGAACAAGTCTAAGAATCGTTGAGTAGCATCTATCGGTGGGTTGGCAAGGTAAGCTTCGAGAGCGGAAGGATCTTCATATGGTGGTGGATTGACATTCAGGTATTTTGGCGAGGCTGAAAGGAATAGGTCTTTGAAGGTCTCGAGGGCCTCATCACTACCGCATGATCGCGTCAGCTATGCCCGTTtcattgattgaatttgagaaaTCCTGCTGCTGAACTCACCCTCCTCGTTGTAAAATTGCTAATTGATCTGCATAGTGCTCCTTGACAATGCTCATTATACTTTCGTCTGAAGGTCCAGGAGAAAGGGTGGTGCAGATTGCGAGGAGAGCGTACATCCTTTCACATTGCTTAGCGATCTGCATTTATTGAAACCGTCAGCTTTGTCAAGAAAAACAGTGATGTTGCGATTATCTGACTAACCGATCCATATTGGTACGACCTGGTGTGGTATTGTTTCAtcctgatgaagaagatcaatacAGAGATGAAAGTCTTGATGGCATCTGGCCATCTGCCTAAAGCCATATAGGCACATCCGACGTGGTAGTATGTGGTGACGTGACAAGCTGTGATTCGAGTCAAGAAAGCACCGCCTGAAAGGTCGACATGTTCCATGGTTTGAAGGGCCACTATAGgcacaacaacaaatggTCATGATTCGCTCATTAGGCAATATGAAGAGAAGGGAAAAATGAAAACATACAAGTGGGATCACCTAAAAGGACATGTACTCTCAACAAGCAGATTAATGAGAAATAACCCAAATTCCTGTACAGTGGTTTACTTCCGTAATCCCCAGCGATCTCAGCTACTTCTTCAGgtgatttaccttctttttcagctttgagTTGTTCATTGATTTGGGATTTTTGTACTAAGGAATAAAGGACGTTGAGGACTGAGTAACATGACCAGATATGTTGAGCTTCTGCCAAAGCTTCTAATTCCTCTTCGTTCTTGTTCTTGGGATTTGCTCTCCATGATGCGAAAGATGAGAATTGGTAAACGAATTCATCTAACATATCCCATAACCATTGAATTGGGAGATCCAGAGGGACAGGGCCTTCAGAGTCTACGTTAAGGGAAATTGAGTCAGCATAGCTGCAAATACTTCTCGTATAGAAACCCCGTCTTTGTAAATCGAGGAACTCACTTAATAGATAATTGAAGAGTTCACAGATGTTTTCGTATGATTGGAATCGATCATCGATAGTAGGTTGAAGTTTAGCATAAACATGTCGAAAGTAAAGCTACGAAAGGAAGATGTAAGTTTTTGTCGAGGAAAATGCAGAGCATGATCAGCTTACTTCTCGGTAAAGTGTCAAGAAAACTTGATCTAATGAAAGTAACTCCCATATCAGCTGAATGCAGGACTACAGTTTGAGCAACCTGACTCACCATTTCCGACTAATGGAGAAatcaattcagcttcaggCCATTCGTTTTGTGAGTAATGAGCTTGAGTAAGCTTGTTCCATCCACTTTCGTACATATTTGTGATGGTTGGAAGATCATTTTCGAGGATTGCTTGGTGGAAAAGGACAAGGAACTGCAAATCCAATCAACAGGGTTTTAGCTCTACGCCTATGGTAATTCCAGCATGCCCCTCtccatctttttcttcgtCCCAAAATTCCCATCCTGGAAAGCTCCTCACATTCGCTTCACAGCTTTCATGAGCCGACGCTCTAGCATCTTCCCGTATAACCATGATTGAATTCCTCAAGATATATCTTTACTTACCCTCTTTACATCCTCAGGAACCTGCTCCAAAGCCTGTAATTGCTCTTGTTCTTGCTCAGCGACCATTAATTGTTGCTGAGCGTAAGCATGTTGCTCCAATTCCTGCAATCTTCTATATTCATCTGCCTCTGAATCCGGGTTGTACGATTGAACAGGTAcagctaaagaagataataattcatcttctgctgGTTCGTAAAAAGCGGTTGGGTCGGCCATTTTTGCGATTTTTTAGGTATTTCTttcttgaaggtgattATAATTCAAAGAAAGAGTGAATATATGATATGTTTGGTCGATATGTTGACCTTTTTAGATGACCTTTGAATTGTCAACTCAACcttgaaatatcaatattgaaaaacaaCGAACAAAAGTCTCCCAATTGCTGTTACTGCTCGACCTCACGAGGCGAAGAAGTTGGTTTAAAACGCcgatattttgattaatgTGGCAATTGAACCAATCCTCTTATCTTGCCACGTGAGTGACGGTGACTGCCGCTCTCGGTTATATCCGTATATATAAGGAGAATTGCGAAGATAGCCGTTTGATTGCGCAATGTATCGTATTGTATACTAGTagtatatacatatatcaTCCTGCTCCATCATCTACCACTCACTTCATCTCAACATCCATTCAAAATCCATAACACCCTTCTTGGACTAAGATCGTTTTATCAAACGGCATCATGTCCGCCATCTTGTCAGAAAAAGGGGAACAACTCCCTCTCGTCACTCCTTCATCAACAGCTATCCCGCCCAGACCTAAAAATCGATATCGAACGGCTCTTAAACATATAATCCCCATATCTCTGGTCATCCTCTATTACTCTTTCGTTTCTCCGATCTCTCTCAGCTCTATCAAACCTTATTCCCAAGATGAACTTACCGACAAACAAGCTGCCAAGTGTCCACCTCAACCGGCAACCTTGAATATTGGCCATGACTGGGATATAGTTAACGATCATGAATACGCAGAATTAGCCACCAAGAGACTTCAAAGAGCAGTTCAAATCAAAACTGaatcttttgatgatttacctttgaACGCATCTGATCCCTTATTCGATAAGCATTTCGAATTTGCCCATTATTTATCTTACGAATATTCTAAATTATTCAAAGATCCAATCAAGCATGAAACTGTCAATGTTCATGGTCATTTATTCACATGGgaaggtaaaaataaagatCTCAAACCTATATTATTGATGGCACATACCGATACCGTACCTGTATTACCTGCTACACTTGATCAATGGACTTACCCACCTTTTGAGGGTAAAGTCACTCATGATGcttctccttcaacacCAGGTACTTGGATTTGGGGTAGAGGTGTAAGTGATTGCAAAAATACTTTGTTGGGTATCTATGGAGCTTTAGAAAGATTAGTGACGGAAGGTTATGAGCCTGAGAGAACTATCATCGTAGCTAATGGATTTGATGAGGAGGTGAGCTTTCACTGACCAGTTCCACGGTGTGTAGCTGACGCGAGCTTCAGATTGGTGGGCCACGAGGTGCTGGCTCTATTGCCGAACTTCTCGAGAAAAGATATGGAAAGAACGGTATCTCTTTCATCGTTGACGAGGGTTTCACCGGTATATCGCATGAATACGGCGCTACCGTCGCTTCCTTCGGTATGGCCGAGAAAGGTTCAGTCAATGTTAATGTCAAAGTCGAAACTCTTGGTGGACACTCTAGTGTACCTCCCCCACATACCGCTAGTGAGTATATGCGTGCCTGTGTGACGCCTGAGGTACAATTCTGACCTGCTTGTACCCGTCAGTTGGAATCATCTCTCTTCTCCTTGCGGAGCTTGAAGCACACCCATtcaaaccttctttatcgCCCAAAGCACCTTTCTTGAAGAATCTCAACTGCTTGGCAGATTACGCGCCGGAATTCCCGAAATCGATCAAACACGTTATCAAAGATCCAAGAAAGTGGGATAAGCTTGCTCAAGAATTGGCTTCTAGCAATAGGGTTATTAACAGCTTCTTAGCCACTACTCAAGCTATAGATCTGATCAACGGTGGCGTAAAAGTCAATGCTTTG
This genomic window contains:
- a CDS encoding eukaryotic translation initiation factor 3 subunit L gives rise to the protein MADPTAFYEPAEDELLSSLAVPVQSYNPDSEADEYRRLQELEQHAYAQQQLMVAEQEQEQLQALEQVPEDVKRFLVLFHQAILENDLPTITNMYESGWNKLTQAHYSQNEWPEAELISPLVGNDQVFLTLYRELYFRHVYAKLQPTIDDRFQSYENICELFNYLLNSEGPVPLDLPIQWLWDMLDEFVYQFSSFASWRANPKNKNEEELEALAEAQHIWSCYSVLNVLYSLVQKSQINEQLKAEKEGKSPEEVAEIAGDYGSKPLYRNLGYFSLICLLRVHVLLGDPTLALQTMEHVDLSGGAFLTRITACHVTTYYHVGCAYMALGRWPDAIKTFISVLIFFIRMKQYHTRSYQYGSIAKQCERMYALLAICTTLSPGPSDESIMSIVKEHYADQLAILQRGGDEALETFKDLFLSASPKYLNVNPPPYEDPSALEAYLANPPIDATQRFLDLFISDVVAVKGVSNVRQLLKLYTSIDASKLVTFSQDEGDEEEVLQQLMVLKAASRTYAKGQAQDKLLDGERIVTNNLDFTIDGAMVHVEETTSHRRFAGFFIRNAEHSQRVFNTIKASPLPIQRKPATATTGAPQDKNEIKKTGAAWQPKRARVVTAAQ
- a CDS encoding mitochondrial 37S ribosomal uS13m domain-containing protein — translated: MHLLGHNLPDHKPLKIALLTFYGLSHTLSSRLLARLSIHSEALVSDLTEPQLTSLSAYLSSPSTTLKSQKDSLIKLSPPGGRILSLPNNHNNKFNFELNNNSNNANLNLKGKGKEDPLDELLLETEARRSMQSDIAHLRMVGTYRGKRHAAGYPVRGQRTQTNASTAKKHNRVERRGFTTSVIRPSFGITQIPSPPSRILRELSRIA